From a region of the Candidatus Eremiobacteraceae bacterium genome:
- a CDS encoding non-heme iron oxygenase ferredoxin subunit yields the protein MPQLVAVGQDSELVEGAVKVVEAGGHRIALCKFEGSVYAIDDVCTHDRGPLDQGELIGGEIECPRHGARFDVATGRATRLPAIQPVRTYPVRVDDGMIKVEVE from the coding sequence ATGCCGCAGCTAGTCGCGGTCGGACAAGACAGCGAACTCGTCGAGGGCGCCGTCAAAGTCGTGGAAGCTGGCGGCCATCGCATCGCGCTCTGCAAGTTCGAGGGCTCCGTGTACGCGATCGACGACGTGTGCACGCACGATCGCGGTCCGTTGGACCAGGGCGAATTGATCGGCGGCGAGATCGAATGCCCGCGCCATGGCGCCCGGTTCGACGTGGCCACGGGACGGGCCACACGATTGCCGGCCATCCAACCCGTCCGCACGTATCCGGTGCGCGTCGATGACGGCATGATCAAGGTCGAGGTGGAATGA
- a CDS encoding STAS domain-containing protein, which translates to MKNASTITRPRTTAIAHGRRDFADDVIVVGARLDASTSKRFARSMTRWLERGNRECVIDMSSIEAVDSSGFGSLIAAVRKVEEAGGATTVVCTNPTVRRLFEVAGVTRLVPVVKRIEDARALLSAFERGELAS; encoded by the coding sequence ATGAAGAACGCCTCAACGATCACCAGACCCAGAACCACGGCCATCGCGCACGGCCGCCGCGATTTCGCCGACGACGTCATCGTCGTCGGCGCGCGGCTGGACGCGTCCACTTCGAAGCGGTTCGCGCGATCGATGACGCGCTGGCTCGAGCGCGGCAATCGCGAGTGCGTCATCGACATGTCGTCGATCGAAGCTGTCGATTCGTCGGGCTTCGGCTCGCTCATCGCCGCGGTGCGCAAAGTCGAGGAAGCGGGCGGCGCCACAACGGTCGTCTGCACAAACCCAACCGTACGCCGCCTGTTTGAAGTCGCGGGCGTCACTCGTCTCGTGCCCGTCGTGAAGCGCATCGAAGATGCGCGCGCGCTTCTCTCCGCTTTCGAACGCGGAGAGCTCGCGAGCTGA
- a CDS encoding STAS domain-containing protein encodes MHKRDKYYSALVRAKAAARDVERDDVEIIRVDAALDTRAAAVIKSDFTRMISDGRALAVIDLTNVAMIDSAGLGSLVCALRAVREIGGSVRLVATGGRVLQMLEKTALTRVFKVHPSVGAAIAAFAPAAA; translated from the coding sequence ATGCATAAGCGTGATAAGTATTATTCGGCGCTCGTCCGCGCCAAGGCCGCGGCCCGCGACGTCGAACGTGATGATGTTGAGATCATCCGCGTCGACGCCGCGCTCGATACTCGTGCTGCAGCAGTCATCAAGTCGGACTTCACTCGAATGATTTCGGATGGCCGGGCGCTCGCGGTGATCGATCTCACGAACGTCGCGATGATCGATTCTGCCGGACTCGGTTCGCTTGTCTGTGCATTGCGGGCGGTTCGAGAGATCGGCGGCAGCGTTCGCCTCGTCGCGACCGGCGGCCGAGTGTTGCAGATGCTCGAAAAGACCGCACTGACACGCGTGTTCAAAGTTCACCCTTCCGTCGGCGCTGCAATCGCTGCGTTCGCGCCGGCAGCGGCGTAA
- the sufC gene encoding Fe-S cluster assembly ATPase SufC translates to MADVILELRDLHVSVGDTEIIRGVDLTIERGTVHALMGPNGSGKSTLSFALMGHPKYTVTKGDILFQGKSILEMAPDERSLAGMFLCFQYPSAVPGVSVANFLRNCLMARRKGAAPLTPIEFKKLLDDGCARLKMDPATLRRYVNDGFSGGEKKRLEMLQALVLQPTLSILDETDSGLDIDALRIIAEGIEAQRAPERSVLLITHYQRVLNYVRPDVVHVLVKGKIIKEGGPELAHELEAAGYDPLIKELEPAEA, encoded by the coding sequence ATGGCCGACGTAATCCTTGAGCTTCGCGACCTTCACGTCTCCGTGGGCGACACCGAGATCATCCGGGGCGTCGATCTGACTATCGAACGCGGCACCGTGCATGCGCTCATGGGACCAAATGGATCTGGCAAGAGCACGCTTTCGTTCGCCCTTATGGGGCATCCGAAATACACGGTGACCAAGGGCGACATTCTCTTTCAGGGCAAAAGCATCTTGGAAATGGCGCCGGACGAGCGTTCGCTCGCGGGCATGTTCTTGTGTTTCCAATATCCGTCGGCGGTGCCGGGCGTCAGCGTCGCGAATTTTCTGCGCAATTGCCTGATGGCTCGCCGAAAAGGCGCTGCGCCGCTCACACCCATCGAGTTCAAGAAATTGCTCGACGACGGCTGCGCGCGGCTGAAGATGGATCCGGCCACCCTGCGGCGTTACGTCAACGACGGTTTCTCGGGCGGCGAGAAAAAGCGCCTGGAAATGCTGCAGGCGCTCGTCCTGCAGCCAACGCTGTCCATTCTCGACGAGACCGACTCCGGTTTGGACATCGACGCACTCCGGATTATCGCCGAGGGCATCGAAGCCCAGCGCGCGCCGGAGCGCTCCGTGCTGCTCATCACGCATTATCAGCGCGTCCTCAACTACGTGAGGCCCGATGTGGTGCACGTCCTCGTCAAGGGCAAGATCATCAAAGAAGGCGGACCGGAACTCGCGCACGAGCTCGAGGCAGCCGGCTACGATCCTCTCATCAAAGAACTCGAACCGGCGGAGGCTTAA
- the sufD gene encoding Fe-S cluster assembly protein SufD: MATETLGEYLPDRASIEALSKHQSLEPHDVLEARLNAFEKYLALPMPGERTEGWRRTNFGGIDLSPVSPDRAVCAFTVAPSDSGRGFVVDILEESVARGATSALNTDTGLSISKFSALAQALWISGGSIHIPAGVEMTAPIIVDWKSGSYPRLDIYIGKGARASVLEMSSLPGRLTTGIVDIHVDDDAHLTYVHAQNAPRDAVVFSHQRAKLGRNAKLITLNFAIGGKLSRADVEVNLAGQGAESDMLGLVFGEGDQQFAFQTLQGHHAPDTRSDLLYKSALDDQSHSSYTGVIEIGHDAPRSEAYQANRNLLLSDGARADTEPKLAILIDDVTRCTHGATVGPIDEEQLFYLRSRGIDPQAATKIIAEGFFQDVFAKVGDERLTASLQELIAPHIGRLGAQ, encoded by the coding sequence ATGGCCACCGAGACCCTCGGCGAATATTTGCCCGATCGCGCGAGCATCGAGGCGCTGTCGAAGCATCAGTCACTAGAACCTCACGACGTGCTCGAGGCTCGCCTGAACGCGTTTGAGAAGTATCTCGCCTTGCCGATGCCCGGCGAGCGCACCGAAGGCTGGCGCCGGACGAACTTCGGCGGCATCGATCTTTCGCCGGTCTCTCCCGATCGCGCGGTGTGCGCATTTACGGTCGCGCCTTCGGATTCCGGGCGCGGTTTTGTGGTCGACATCCTCGAAGAGAGCGTTGCCCGTGGCGCCACAAGCGCCCTAAATACGGATACCGGCCTCTCGATTTCAAAGTTCTCCGCGCTCGCGCAGGCACTGTGGATCTCGGGCGGGAGCATCCATATCCCAGCCGGAGTCGAAATGACCGCGCCGATCATCGTCGATTGGAAATCGGGCTCGTATCCTCGCTTAGATATTTATATCGGCAAAGGTGCGCGCGCATCCGTTCTCGAGATGAGCTCGCTGCCGGGTAGGTTGACCACGGGGATCGTGGACATCCATGTCGACGACGATGCGCACCTCACGTACGTCCACGCGCAGAATGCGCCGCGCGATGCGGTGGTCTTCTCTCATCAGCGAGCCAAGCTCGGCCGTAACGCCAAGCTCATCACGTTGAACTTCGCCATCGGCGGCAAACTTTCGCGCGCCGACGTCGAGGTGAATCTCGCCGGCCAAGGAGCCGAGAGCGATATGCTCGGCCTCGTCTTCGGCGAAGGCGATCAGCAATTCGCGTTTCAAACGCTGCAGGGCCATCACGCGCCGGACACGCGCAGTGATCTGCTCTACAAGAGCGCGCTGGACGATCAGTCGCACTCAAGCTATACCGGCGTGATCGAGATCGGTCACGATGCGCCGCGAAGCGAGGCGTATCAGGCCAACCGGAATCTGCTGTTGTCCGACGGAGCCCGCGCCGACACCGAACCGAAGTTGGCGATTCTCATCGACGATGTTACGCGCTGCACCCACGGCGCCACGGTCGGGCCGATCGACGAAGAACAGCTATTCTATTTGCGCAGCCGGGGAATCGATCCACAAGCGGCCACGAAGATCATCGCCGAGGGATTTTTCCAGGATGTCTTCGCGAAGGTCGGCGACGAACGCCTGACCGCATCGCTTCAAGAGCTGATCGCACCACATATCGGCCGTCTCGGGGCGCAATAG
- a CDS encoding cysteine desulfurase, whose amino-acid sequence MKMSAIAGPAAQPLTETDVARIRAEFPILKERPHGKPLVFLDSAASSQKPIQVIDAMDDYYRRYHANIHRGVYHISELATEAYEEARRKVARFIGAPSASECIYVRNATEALNLVAYSWGRQNVRKGDAIVLTEMEHHSNLVPWQILAQHTGASLRFVRVDDDGLLDLSNLDALLDGAALFAFTAVSNTLGTINDVATLTARARAAGAVSVVDACQAVPRMPVDVQAWGCDFAAFSAHKMLGPTGVGILWGRRELLDAMPPFLSGGGMINVVGLESSTYAGVPARFEAGTPAIAEAVGLGAAVDYLEAIGMARIHEYELRLTEYALSRLAQMPAVTVYGPSLAHRTGVVSMTVGDIHAHDLATILDSEGVCVRAGHHCNQPLMEKLGVAATARASFYLYNTPAEVDALVRAIDKAKSVFKIK is encoded by the coding sequence ATGAAAATGTCGGCTATCGCAGGACCCGCCGCTCAGCCCCTTACCGAAACGGATGTCGCGCGCATCCGCGCCGAGTTCCCGATCCTCAAGGAGCGGCCGCACGGCAAACCCCTGGTGTTCTTGGACAGCGCGGCGTCGTCGCAGAAGCCTATCCAAGTCATCGACGCGATGGACGACTACTACCGTCGCTATCACGCCAACATTCATCGCGGCGTCTATCACATCAGCGAATTGGCCACCGAGGCGTATGAAGAAGCGCGGCGCAAAGTGGCTCGCTTCATCGGCGCTCCGTCCGCCTCGGAATGCATCTACGTCCGCAACGCGACCGAAGCGCTGAATCTCGTGGCGTACTCGTGGGGCCGCCAGAATGTGCGCAAGGGCGATGCGATAGTTCTCACCGAGATGGAACACCATTCCAACCTCGTTCCGTGGCAGATCCTCGCGCAGCACACCGGAGCGTCGTTGCGATTCGTGCGTGTCGACGATGATGGACTGCTCGATCTTTCAAACCTCGATGCACTGCTCGATGGTGCGGCGCTCTTCGCGTTCACCGCGGTCAGCAATACGCTTGGGACGATAAACGACGTCGCCACGCTAACGGCGCGAGCGCGGGCGGCGGGCGCCGTCTCGGTCGTGGACGCGTGCCAAGCCGTGCCTCGGATGCCCGTCGACGTGCAAGCATGGGGATGCGATTTCGCAGCTTTTTCGGCGCACAAGATGTTGGGGCCGACCGGGGTCGGCATTCTTTGGGGCCGCAGAGAACTGCTCGACGCGATGCCTCCCTTCTTATCGGGCGGCGGCATGATCAACGTCGTGGGGCTCGAGTCATCGACGTACGCGGGTGTCCCTGCGCGCTTTGAAGCCGGCACTCCGGCGATCGCTGAGGCGGTCGGCCTCGGCGCGGCTGTCGACTATCTCGAGGCGATCGGCATGGCGCGAATCCACGAATACGAACTTCGATTGACCGAGTACGCGCTCTCGCGGCTTGCGCAGATGCCGGCGGTCACGGTCTACGGACCCTCGCTCGCCCATCGGACCGGCGTCGTATCGATGACCGTCGGCGACATCCACGCGCACGATCTGGCGACGATTCTCGACAGTGAAGGCGTATGCGTACGTGCGGGCCATCATTGCAATCAGCCACTGATGGAAAAGCTCGGCGTGGCAGCCACCGCCCGCGCGTCGTTCTACCTCTACAATACGCCGGCGGAAGTCGATGCGCTCGTCCGTGCGATCGATAAGGCCAAGTCCGTCTTCAAGATAAAATGA
- a CDS encoding iron-sulfur cluster assembly scaffold protein encodes MDFPKFQELVTTRFGFAQMENPTATGEYFSDSCGDMYTFYLKIDADQRIQDISYFTTGCGFGVATCAILTTLVKGKTVDEAAAIVPAEIESFLGGFPERKKDYPERVLEALHVAIGNYRKAIKPVSAAEHFAKIN; translated from the coding sequence ATGGATTTCCCGAAGTTCCAGGAACTCGTCACAACCCGCTTCGGCTTCGCGCAGATGGAGAATCCCACTGCGACCGGCGAGTATTTCTCCGATTCCTGTGGTGATATGTACACTTTCTACCTCAAGATCGATGCCGACCAACGTATTCAAGACATTTCGTATTTCACCACCGGTTGCGGCTTCGGTGTCGCGACGTGCGCGATTCTCACGACGCTGGTCAAGGGCAAGACTGTGGACGAGGCTGCGGCCATCGTACCGGCCGAGATTGAAAGTTTTCTGGGCGGCTTCCCGGAACGAAAGAAAGATTATCCGGAACGAGTTCTCGAGGCGCTGCACGTCGCCATCGGCAACTACCGTAAGGCCATCAAACCGGTCAGCGCAGCGGAGCACTTCGCAAAGATTAATTAG
- a CDS encoding diguanylate cyclase → MEVRPPSQPSQDQSENSDMFAIAGAFAELRGSDALGKAHEILARHGVRRFAVATVDGDAQSPVRYRYNRDLGRSEPEALDPGTLAAALAAHEPAVLASVSSLRRAGGPAPSAPLHTMVCPIHAAGARVGFCVAQGERRFEPQDLALLESAAVLAGHQSLLADESGRLEERARALRLLLETARVLSSEFDIATLFRKFHGQIARVMDATTFLAALLSEDGSRLELRYAAELDQSTTEMIVIPPTSLSSVVVRTGKAVINRHPEDWDQYPTIDILEGPAPCSALFVPIKLGERVLGVFSVQSHRAEAYDQSHCDLLTAVSEQAAVAVENARNLYASTQRAADLNLLVEVANAVSSELDLQRVFAQIHGQVKRVIDAPLFFAALETSERDSVRLEYLVEGEKVFEPQLFPTEGTIVGMVFESGRGVLVQDAVERDRLTRQTIGQGPVTVQSIVAAPMAIGGRTIGVLSVQSYEKNAYSDRHLKLLSAIAEQSAGAVQNARLYEQARDLADHDPLTGLLHHRAIQERVAIELKRAQRESTPVALVMLDVDNFKSFNDTYGHPVGDRVLRQVAESLRRVARESDTVGRYGGDEFCAILPGADRAAASAFVHRLGQDIAREPFRFEGRRPVPIALSAGFAIFPEDGDRREALLVAADDALYAGKRGDHSLPGGATASTAGLIGEFSPFEALIVAVANRSGYARAHQRSVNQLTARWTKNEQNSPQERTLLLLASVLLDAGELAVPSAIMRKPGPLEDEEIAIMRRHPELGYELIRPAGGFEELAEVVRCHHERFDGTGYPRGLRGDAIPRDARIMSVVDAYSAMTGERPYRRARPEAEAIAELKANAGSQFDPAVVEKFVKMLESAG, encoded by the coding sequence TTGGAAGTCCGCCCGCCGTCGCAACCATCGCAGGATCAGAGCGAGAACTCCGATATGTTCGCGATTGCCGGAGCATTTGCAGAGCTGCGCGGCTCGGATGCGCTTGGCAAAGCGCATGAGATTCTCGCGCGCCACGGAGTGCGCCGCTTCGCTGTGGCCACGGTGGACGGCGACGCACAATCGCCGGTGCGCTACCGCTACAATCGCGATCTCGGACGCTCCGAACCGGAAGCCCTGGATCCCGGCACCCTCGCGGCCGCGCTCGCGGCGCACGAACCGGCTGTATTGGCGTCCGTTTCGTCTCTGCGCCGAGCCGGCGGACCGGCCCCATCGGCGCCGCTCCACACGATGGTCTGCCCCATTCATGCCGCCGGTGCGCGAGTCGGTTTTTGCGTGGCTCAAGGCGAGAGGCGGTTCGAACCTCAGGATCTTGCGCTGCTGGAATCCGCCGCCGTGCTCGCGGGGCATCAGTCGCTGTTGGCAGACGAAAGCGGCAGGTTGGAGGAGCGCGCGCGTGCGCTGCGACTGCTGCTCGAGACGGCGCGCGTCTTGTCCAGCGAATTCGACATCGCCACTCTCTTCCGAAAATTCCACGGCCAGATCGCCCGCGTCATGGACGCGACCACTTTCCTTGCGGCATTGCTCAGCGAAGACGGCAGCCGTCTCGAATTGCGCTACGCGGCCGAACTCGATCAATCGACGACGGAGATGATCGTCATTCCGCCCACCTCGCTGTCGAGCGTCGTCGTTCGCACGGGCAAAGCCGTGATCAACCGGCATCCTGAAGATTGGGATCAGTACCCGACTATCGACATCCTCGAAGGTCCGGCGCCATGTTCCGCTCTCTTCGTGCCGATCAAGCTCGGCGAACGCGTGCTCGGCGTATTCAGCGTGCAGAGCCATCGCGCCGAAGCGTACGATCAGTCGCACTGCGATCTTCTGACGGCTGTCTCCGAGCAGGCGGCAGTCGCGGTCGAAAACGCGCGCAATCTCTATGCGAGCACGCAGCGAGCGGCCGACCTCAACCTCTTGGTGGAAGTGGCCAACGCCGTGTCTTCGGAGCTCGATCTGCAACGCGTCTTCGCGCAGATCCACGGTCAGGTCAAGCGCGTGATCGACGCGCCGCTCTTCTTCGCCGCGCTCGAAACGAGTGAGCGCGATTCCGTACGGCTCGAATATCTCGTGGAAGGCGAAAAAGTCTTCGAGCCTCAGTTGTTTCCCACCGAGGGCACTATCGTGGGGATGGTCTTCGAATCGGGTAGAGGCGTGCTCGTGCAAGACGCGGTCGAGCGCGACCGTCTGACGCGACAAACCATCGGTCAGGGACCCGTCACCGTCCAATCGATCGTGGCCGCACCGATGGCGATCGGCGGACGGACGATCGGGGTTCTATCGGTGCAGTCGTACGAGAAGAATGCGTACAGCGATCGGCACCTCAAACTGCTCTCGGCGATAGCCGAGCAATCCGCCGGCGCAGTCCAGAACGCGCGGCTGTACGAGCAGGCGCGTGATTTGGCCGACCACGATCCGCTCACCGGCCTGCTGCACCACCGCGCCATTCAAGAGCGAGTGGCAATCGAACTGAAACGCGCCCAACGCGAAAGCACTCCCGTCGCGCTCGTCATGCTTGATGTCGACAATTTCAAAAGCTTCAACGACACATACGGGCATCCGGTGGGCGACCGTGTGCTGCGCCAGGTGGCGGAATCTTTGCGACGCGTCGCGCGCGAGAGCGACACCGTCGGCCGCTACGGCGGCGACGAGTTCTGCGCGATATTGCCGGGCGCCGACCGCGCTGCGGCAAGCGCGTTCGTGCATCGTTTGGGCCAGGATATCGCGCGCGAGCCATTCCGCTTCGAAGGGCGCAGACCGGTGCCGATCGCGTTGTCGGCCGGCTTTGCGATATTCCCCGAAGACGGCGACCGCCGGGAAGCGCTCTTGGTGGCCGCGGACGATGCCTTGTACGCCGGAAAGCGCGGCGACCATTCGCTACCGGGCGGCGCGACCGCTTCGACCGCCGGTCTGATCGGCGAATTCTCGCCGTTTGAGGCGCTGATCGTCGCCGTCGCAAACCGGAGTGGTTACGCGCGCGCGCATCAGCGCTCCGTCAATCAGCTGACCGCTCGATGGACGAAAAACGAACAGAACTCACCCCAAGAACGGACGCTGCTGTTGCTCGCGTCGGTGCTGCTCGATGCAGGCGAATTGGCCGTGCCGAGCGCCATCATGAGAAAACCCGGACCGCTAGAAGACGAAGAAATCGCGATAATGCGCCGCCATCCTGAACTCGGATACGAGTTGATCCGGCCTGCAGGCGGCTTCGAAGAGCTCGCCGAGGTCGTGCGCTGCCATCACGAACGATTCGACGGAACGGGCTACCCGCGCGGATTGCGCGGCGATGCGATCCCGCGCGATGCGCGCATCATGTCGGTGGTGGACGCATATTCGGCGATGACGGGCGAGCGGCCATATAGGCGGGCGCGACCGGAAGCCGAGGCGATCGCCGAACTAAAAGCAAACGCCGGATCGCAATTCGATCCGGCGGTCGTCGAGAAGTTCGTGAAGATGTTGGAGAGCGCCGGCTAA
- the sufB gene encoding Fe-S cluster assembly protein SufB, producing MALKHDELVDQDYKYGFRDDDVKYTFKSRKGIDHDIVEQIAKIKDEPQWMRDQRHRALDIFFAKPLPPWANVELLEQIDFADIFYYMRASDVEGVTWDEVPEEIKRTFDRLGVPEAERKFLGGVTAQYDSEVVYHSIRKDLEAQGVIFTDMGTGLREYEATVKKYFGSVIPAADNKFAALNSAVWSGGSFVWVPAGVHVSVPVQAYFRINAENMGQFERTLIIAEPGSFVHYIEGCTAPKYSSNSLHSAVVELIAMEGAHIRYTTIQNWYKNIYNLVTKRAVAYKNAHVEWVDGNIGSKLTMKYPAVYLMGEGARGEVLSIAYANSGMHQDAGSKMVHAAPNTTSIITSKSVSKGGGQTTYRGLVKVYEGCDGVKSNVRCDALLMDAESRSYTYPTMEIDAKNVRIEHEATVSKVGEEQLFYVMSRGLTEVEATTMIVNGFFEPFVKELPMEYAVELNRLIALEMEGSVG from the coding sequence ATGGCTCTCAAGCACGATGAACTCGTCGACCAAGATTACAAGTACGGATTTCGCGACGACGATGTCAAGTACACGTTCAAGTCGCGCAAAGGCATCGATCACGACATCGTCGAGCAGATCGCGAAGATAAAAGACGAGCCGCAATGGATGCGCGATCAGCGCCACCGCGCACTCGACATCTTTTTCGCCAAGCCGCTGCCGCCGTGGGCGAACGTCGAGCTGCTCGAGCAGATCGACTTCGCGGACATTTTCTATTACATGCGCGCTTCCGACGTCGAGGGCGTGACCTGGGACGAAGTGCCCGAAGAGATCAAGAGAACGTTCGACCGTTTGGGCGTGCCCGAGGCCGAGCGCAAATTCCTCGGCGGCGTCACGGCGCAGTACGACTCCGAAGTGGTGTATCACAGCATCCGCAAGGACCTCGAAGCACAGGGCGTCATCTTCACCGATATGGGCACGGGCTTGCGCGAGTACGAAGCCACGGTTAAGAAGTATTTCGGATCTGTCATCCCGGCCGCGGACAACAAGTTCGCCGCGCTCAATTCTGCGGTCTGGTCCGGCGGCTCGTTCGTCTGGGTGCCGGCTGGCGTGCACGTCTCCGTTCCGGTTCAAGCGTACTTCCGCATCAACGCCGAGAACATGGGTCAGTTCGAGCGCACGCTTATCATCGCCGAGCCCGGCTCCTTCGTCCATTACATCGAAGGATGCACGGCGCCGAAATATTCGAGCAATTCTCTACATTCCGCCGTGGTGGAGCTCATCGCCATGGAAGGCGCGCACATCCGCTACACCACGATCCAGAACTGGTATAAGAATATCTACAACCTCGTGACCAAGCGCGCGGTGGCGTACAAGAACGCACACGTCGAATGGGTCGACGGCAACATCGGCTCTAAGCTCACCATGAAGTATCCGGCCGTCTATCTGATGGGTGAAGGCGCACGGGGCGAAGTCCTGTCGATCGCATACGCCAATTCGGGCATGCACCAAGACGCCGGCTCGAAGATGGTGCACGCGGCGCCGAACACCACGTCTATTATCACGAGCAAATCGGTCAGCAAGGGCGGCGGTCAGACCACCTATCGCGGGTTGGTCAAGGTGTACGAAGGCTGCGACGGCGTGAAGTCCAACGTGCGCTGCGATGCGCTGCTCATGGATGCCGAATCGCGCTCGTACACATATCCTACCATGGAGATCGACGCCAAGAACGTGCGCATCGAGCACGAGGCCACCGTGTCCAAGGTCGGCGAGGAGCAACTGTTCTACGTGATGAGCCGCGGCCTCACCGAGGTCGAAGCCACCACGATGATCGTCAATGGCTTCTTCGAACCGTTCGTCAAAGAGCTGCCGATGGAATATGCGGTCGAACTGAACCGTTTGATCGCGCTTGAAATGGAAGGGTCTGTCGGATAG
- a CDS encoding ArsR family transcriptional regulator, translating into MREASFFQTTRGRIVESLKRGPMTVIELSTEHGLTPNAVRQHLSRLERDALVTETSSRRGPTKPSLVYALTADGDRLFPQRYDVLLNAVLNEVRRGGGPDAVASLFRNIGARSARKNAHRFEGKDTAGRMTEVVKILGEQGVMADVEQEAEGFVLREHNCPFKETAVAHPQVCTVVHTLLEQALPVRPQQRTSIARGDDACEFLLPVESGSAGGI; encoded by the coding sequence ATGAGAGAAGCTAGCTTTTTCCAGACCACACGCGGACGAATCGTCGAGTCGCTCAAACGCGGTCCTATGACCGTGATCGAACTCTCTACCGAACACGGCCTCACCCCGAACGCCGTTCGCCAGCATCTTTCGCGCCTCGAACGCGACGCGCTCGTAACCGAGACGTCATCGCGCCGCGGCCCCACCAAGCCGAGCCTCGTCTACGCCCTTACGGCGGATGGCGATCGGCTGTTCCCGCAGCGCTACGACGTTCTACTGAACGCGGTACTGAACGAAGTACGCCGCGGCGGTGGTCCCGACGCGGTCGCCTCCTTGTTCCGCAATATCGGAGCGCGCTCGGCCCGAAAGAACGCGCATCGCTTCGAAGGTAAGGACACCGCCGGACGCATGACCGAAGTGGTCAAGATCCTCGGTGAACAGGGCGTTATGGCCGATGTCGAACAAGAGGCTGAGGGTTTCGTGCTCCGCGAGCACAACTGCCCGTTTAAAGAGACCGCGGTCGCACATCCCCAAGTATGCACCGTCGTGCACACGCTGCTGGAACAAGCGCTTCCGGTCAGACCGCAACAGCGCACGTCGATCGCTCGCGGCGACGACGCATGTGAATTTCTATTGCCGGTGGAATCCGGCTCCGCCGGAGGTATTTAA